The Actinomycetota bacterium genome contains the following window.
GGATTAATATAAAGCGGATGGTATGGATGCACCGGGAGAATTTAGGTGAAGGAAGGGTCGGATTGAGAAACGGGGGGCGCAAGCCGGGAATACCAGAAAACGGCAATTTCAGCGGCGAACTGTCTTCCGGCCGTGACGGAGGATCGTGGAGGCTTGCCATCCACCTGGCCCGGCGGGAGAAGCGACTCTGGCCGGCGGCCATTCTCCTCTCCGTGGGCCTTTCCGAGAGCTGGCGCGTTCTCTTCGGCTGGGAGCCGCAAGGAGTGGGAGAGACGGCGGCCAGATGGGTTAGGAGCGGGGCGGGGAAAGGATTCCCGGACGCGGCCGTCCTGGTGCTCGTGAGCCTGACCATTTTCGTTTTCCTGCGGGCGGGTGGTTACCTAGGGGAGGCAGTGCTGATACGACAGATTGCCGGTTCCGGGGGTGCCGCTGGCGGGAACTCTCCTCCCGGGTATGGCGTGGGTGCGCCGGGAGGTCCTCCTTCTCGGATGGGGAGGGAGGAAGGTAAGGGAGGCGCCTCTCGGGCGGAACCGGGGGGAATTCACTCGGGTGAGGTGGAAACCTTTTTCTGGATCGACCGCATGCCCGGCGCGGAGCGGGGCAATGAAGTTCGGTTCGGCGGCGCGGAGGAAACAGCCGCGGAATGCGGTAGGGCTCTTTTCGGAGCGCCGGGCGAGGAGTTCGCTTCCTCCGAAAAACGGGGCGTCGATCTTACTTTCAAGGATGCCTTGCGCCGGAGCAGGAAGCGTTTGCCTGAACTGGCCCTCACCTTGTTGCCCTGGGATGCCGCCCGGGTGGCGGTCGTTTCCCTGGCATCACTCCTGGTCCTCCTCTGGGGCAGGTGGGATCCCCATCTCCACTTAATATTTCCGTATCTCCTGGCCCTTTTCCTCTGGTTGGTGCTTTTGCTGGCGGTGTACGTCCCCCTGGGAATCCCAGTGATCCTGGCCGCGCGCCAGGTGGTAATAAATGGAATGAAGCCCCCGCAAGCTTGGAGGGAGGGGTGGAGCCTTTTCCGGAACGAGACGCCACGCTGCCTTTTGGTGTGGCTGCAGGCCCTGGCCGCGGATGTCGCCTTCCTTGCCCTGGCCTGGCCCCTTTCCCTTTTGTTGATCTGGGCGGCGGAAAGGGCGGCGGAGGCACTCAACCCCTCCATCCTGGAGTGGCTGGCCCGAGCTCCCCTCTACCTCATCCTGGCCGCCGCCCTACTGCTGGGCCAGGTGGTGACAAAGACCTATAAATCCTCCCTATGGACCATATTTTTCCTTTCCAGATCATCATCTGCGCCTGTGGTATCATAAATCCCGTCGCGCGAACCATTTCATCGCATGTCTTCAGACAGGAGGTGGACGAGGATTGCGCCTGCGTTTCGCGCCCAGCCCCACCGGTTACCTGCACGTGGGAGGGGCCCGCACGGCCCTCTACAACTGGCTGCTCGCCCGCCAGTCGGGAGGTTCCTTCATCCTGCGCATCGAGGACACCGACCTCTCCCGCTCCACGGAGGAGGCCATCGAGGCTATCATGACCGACCTGCGCTGGCTGGGGCTGGACTGGGACGAGGGCCCGGACGCCGGTGGCGACCACTGGCCCTATCGCCAAACAGGGCGCTACGCCCTGTACCACGACGCAGCCCGCCGGCTGCTCCGGGAGGGCTACGCCTACCGGTGCTTCTGCTCCCCGGAAGAGCTCAAGGAGAGACGGGAGAAGGCCTTGCGCGAGGGGCGCAACCCCATGTACGACCGCCGCTGCCGCCGCATCCCCGAGGAGGAGGCACGGCGCATGGAGGAGGAGGGGCGTCCCTACGCCCTGCGCTTCCGGGTCCCGGAGGAGGGGGAAACGACGGTGCACGACCTGGTGCGGGGGGAGGTGGTCTTCCGCAACCGGGAGATCGAGGACTTCGTGCTCCTGCGTAATGACGGCACGCCCACCTACAACCTGGCGGTGGTGGTGGACGACATCGACATGCACATCACCCACGTGGTGCGGGGGGATGATCACCTCTCCAACACCCCCAAGCAGCTCCTCATCTACCGCGCGCTGGGGAAGGAACCCCCCGCCTTTGCCCACCTCCCCATGATCGTGGGCACGGACGGGAAGCCGCTCTCCAAGCGGCATGGCGACGTGGCCGTGGGATACTACCGGGAGGCCGGTTTCCTCCCCGAGGCCATGCTCAATTTCCTGGCCCTCCTGGGGTGGTCGCTGGACGATTCCACTACCCTCATGAACCTGGACACCCTGGTGACCAACTTCAGCCTGGAGCGGGTGTCCTCCAAGCCGGCGGTGTGGGACACGGACAAGCTTTACTGGATGAACGCCCAGTACATCATGGCCATGGGGGACCACGAGCTGGCGGAGGCCATGCGACCCTTCCTGGTGCGGGAGGGGCTGCTCGGGGAGGACGACCGGGAGGGCATGGAGAGGCTGCGCCGCGCCGCTCCCCTCGTCCGGGAGAGGATAAAGGTGCTCTCCGACGCGGTCCCCCTGCTGGCCTTCCTCTTCCGGGAGGTGGAGACGGCGGAGGATTCCCTGGGGTTCCTGGAGGGAGAGGAGAACCGCGCCGTGCTGCGCGAGGCGGGAAAGCGCCTGCTGGAGCTGGAAGATTTTAACGCCCGGGACATCGAGGCCCTCCTGCGTTCCATGGTGGAGGAGATGGGGCTGAAACCCCGCAAGGCCTTCCAGCCCATCCGGGTGGCGGTCACCGGAAGCAGGGTGAGCCCGCCCCTCTTCGAATCCATGGAGCTGCTGGGGCGGGAGAAGTGCCTGCAGCGCATCGCCCGTGCCCTGGACCGTTCCTGAGAGGAAGCGACTTCCACGTCAAGGCCTGGAGGGCCTCCCGCCTCGCGGGTTTGGGAAATCCCCGGCCGGGGAAGGAGCCCCGGGAGCGGGAATTCTGCGGGGGATTCGGCCGGGACCTGTTTTTCGGATGTTAAGAAGGAGAGCCGCATGCGTTACCGGTGGTTGGGAACGGCCGGGTTCGAGCTTCTCAGCGGAAGGACCAGCATCCTGATCGATCCCTACCTTACCCGGAACCCGAGGGCCCGCCCCGAACAACCGTTCCGACCCGAGGACCTGGGGCACGCGGAGGCTATCTTCCTCACCCACGGCCACTTCGACCATACCCTGGACGTTCCAGAACTGGTGGATATTTCCAGGGCCGTCGTTTACGCGTCGGCCGCGGTATGCGCTTCCCTGGCCGCCCGGGGCGTGCCCTGGACCCGGCTGCGCGTCCGGTGGCCCGGGGAAGCGGCCGAGGTGGCCCCCTTCCGGGTGACCGCCGTCCCCGCCTGCCACGTCACCTTCGATGCGCGGCTGGTTCTTACCACCCTGTGGAGGTGTCGCATGGAACTGGTGGACCTGGCGCGCCTGGGAACCTCCCGTTATCCCACCGGTGAGGTGCTGGGCTGGCTGGTGGAGGCGGAGGGCAGGACCCTCCTCCACCTGGGAAGCGCCTGCATGACCTGGATTCCCGACTGCAGGGTGGACGCCTTCCTGGTGCCGGTGCAGGGAAGGACGGACATCTGTTCCGTGGCCGCAGGCCTGGTGGACCGCGTGCGACCGGCCACGGTCATCCCCCACCACCACGACGATTTTTACCCGCCCCTCAGCCAATACGTGGACCTGGAGCCCTTCCTGGCGGAGATGCGAAGGAGGCATCCGCGGGCCAGGGTGAGGATCCCGGTCATCAACCGGCTCGAGGAATTGTAATCCTTTCACGGCCGAAAACGCCGTTTTTGACCACGCGTCCCGCAGCGGGGATAATGTAATTGCGCCGGGTTCGGTGCACAC
Protein-coding sequences here:
- a CDS encoding MBL fold metallo-hydrolase — encoded protein: MRYRWLGTAGFELLSGRTSILIDPYLTRNPRARPEQPFRPEDLGHAEAIFLTHGHFDHTLDVPELVDISRAVVYASAAVCASLAARGVPWTRLRVRWPGEAAEVAPFRVTAVPACHVTFDARLVLTTLWRCRMELVDLARLGTSRYPTGEVLGWLVEAEGRTLLHLGSACMTWIPDCRVDAFLVPVQGRTDICSVAAGLVDRVRPATVIPHHHDDFYPPLSQYVDLEPFLAEMRRRHPRARVRIPVINRLEEL
- the gltX gene encoding glutamate--tRNA ligase, producing the protein MRLRFAPSPTGYLHVGGARTALYNWLLARQSGGSFILRIEDTDLSRSTEEAIEAIMTDLRWLGLDWDEGPDAGGDHWPYRQTGRYALYHDAARRLLREGYAYRCFCSPEELKERREKALREGRNPMYDRRCRRIPEEEARRMEEEGRPYALRFRVPEEGETTVHDLVRGEVVFRNREIEDFVLLRNDGTPTYNLAVVVDDIDMHITHVVRGDDHLSNTPKQLLIYRALGKEPPAFAHLPMIVGTDGKPLSKRHGDVAVGYYREAGFLPEAMLNFLALLGWSLDDSTTLMNLDTLVTNFSLERVSSKPAVWDTDKLYWMNAQYIMAMGDHELAEAMRPFLVREGLLGEDDREGMERLRRAAPLVRERIKVLSDAVPLLAFLFREVETAEDSLGFLEGEENRAVLREAGKRLLELEDFNARDIEALLRSMVEEMGLKPRKAFQPIRVAVTGSRVSPPLFESMELLGREKCLQRIARALDRS